Proteins encoded within one genomic window of Thermococcus celer Vu 13 = JCM 8558:
- a CDS encoding DUF4097 family beta strand repeat-containing protein: protein MPMIFENVREVEVRAVNGHIRLKGWEREHVEVDYTPHGEVDVEVEEKDGKLIIREEPKKRFLNLLRKEGWAEIEVSVPKAVVVSAETVNGELRAENVRFAEATTVNGELDLKDCEAKLITTVNGRAKADLSTAGPLKATTVNGRMVLEIEELEGDVEVASVNGNLVVRLSDFCDARVAVSRFNGTVRFVGIDPEEPVIGAGTYTVRVSTVNGGVSVELV, encoded by the coding sequence ATGCCGATGATCTTCGAAAACGTCAGGGAAGTGGAGGTAAGGGCCGTTAACGGCCACATCAGGCTTAAGGGCTGGGAAAGAGAGCACGTGGAAGTGGATTACACCCCTCACGGTGAGGTGGACGTTGAAGTTGAGGAGAAGGATGGGAAACTCATCATCAGGGAAGAGCCGAAGAAGAGGTTCCTGAACCTGCTCCGGAAGGAAGGGTGGGCCGAAATAGAGGTCAGCGTTCCTAAAGCGGTCGTGGTAAGCGCCGAGACCGTCAACGGAGAGCTTCGCGCCGAGAACGTCCGCTTCGCTGAGGCCACGACCGTTAACGGCGAGCTCGACCTGAAGGACTGCGAGGCGAAGCTGATAACGACGGTCAACGGCAGGGCGAAGGCGGACCTCTCCACCGCCGGCCCGCTGAAGGCCACCACCGTTAACGGGAGAATGGTGCTTGAGATAGAGGAGCTGGAGGGCGATGTTGAGGTCGCGAGCGTGAACGGAAACCTCGTGGTTAGACTCTCCGACTTCTGCGACGCGAGGGTAGCTGTCAGCAGGTTCAACGGGACGGTGAGGTTCGTCGGCATCGACCCGGAGGAGCCGGTCATCGGCGCCGGAACGTACACC
- a CDS encoding ArsR/SmtB family transcription factor, which produces MENDLRVQLEELKKRLEVLEESIDPVDEVMLSVKARLRRKLEGGALPEVDEEKAAKTLKALANPDRIRILRMLSEKPMGFKEIKDALGVESPTVSHHLKLLVKTRMVRKGERYEISPDGRLFLRLLEIITALEEVEE; this is translated from the coding sequence ATGGAGAACGACCTTAGGGTTCAGCTTGAGGAGCTGAAGAAGCGCCTGGAAGTGCTGGAGGAGAGCATCGATCCCGTGGACGAGGTAATGCTCTCCGTAAAGGCGCGTCTCAGGCGAAAACTCGAGGGTGGGGCCCTTCCGGAGGTCGATGAGGAAAAGGCGGCGAAGACCCTCAAGGCCCTCGCCAACCCCGACAGGATAAGGATACTCAGGATGCTCTCCGAGAAACCGATGGGCTTCAAGGAGATAAAGGATGCTTTAGGTGTCGAGAGCCCCACCGTTTCCCATCACCTGAAGCTCCTCGTGAAAACCCGGATGGTAAGGAAAGGCGAGAGGTACGAGATATCGCCCGATGGACGTTTGTTTTTGCGCCTGCTTGAGATAATAACCGCCCTGGAGGAGGTGGAAGAATGA
- a CDS encoding PadR family transcriptional regulator, whose product MPLKNLILVIVGLKGEAHGYEILKELEKLAIGLWKPSHSNLYTILGKMVEEGLLEPREEYRGKVRRVKYSLTDRGWNYLRTSNDLALRILYTSIRYHEALKRKLEEMNLERNMDPETVKAYLELLKKIRGILDEEIRAIEAELSATN is encoded by the coding sequence GTGCCCCTGAAGAACCTAATACTGGTCATAGTCGGGCTTAAGGGTGAAGCACACGGCTACGAAATACTCAAGGAGCTTGAGAAGCTGGCGATCGGCCTGTGGAAGCCCAGCCACAGCAACCTCTATACGATCCTTGGCAAGATGGTTGAGGAGGGCCTTCTTGAACCCAGGGAGGAGTATCGAGGGAAGGTCAGGCGGGTTAAGTACAGCCTCACGGACAGGGGGTGGAACTACCTGCGGACCTCGAACGACCTCGCCCTCAGGATCCTGTACACCTCGATCAGGTACCACGAGGCCCTGAAGAGAAAGCTCGAGGAGATGAACCTCGAGAGGAACATGGACCCGGAGACCGTTAAGGCCTACCTCGAACTCCTCAAAAAGATAAGGGGCATACTCGATGAGGAGATACGGGCCATTGAGGCCGAACTTTCGGCGACTAACTGA
- a CDS encoding AEC family transporter, producing MDVYRMLALIALGYVLKMLVRRDTLFRWLNLFSTRVLLTLFVFGNVAGKDLEYLVSIRLVFLYVFLIIGLSLGLSYLYARLRVEDEDWAGALMILSTYPNTAAMGFPIASLFLKDITPAILYSTTNSLVVLPLATFIAAHYSSGKASIRRSVLRALKFPPTAANLLALALVLLGVRLPGWIIEPIKSIGWWSIPLLLIYFGSIMNLREFRWRHLAEVGLFRSVIPFLFVFLTLRGAGNIYYAVLVEASMPPAIMANVILAHYRLKAEEAIGVTVIQTLLVLAFFLAFAAFVT from the coding sequence ATGGACGTCTATCGGATGCTCGCCCTCATAGCCCTCGGCTACGTTCTCAAAATGCTCGTGAGAAGGGATACCTTATTCAGATGGCTCAACCTCTTCTCAACCCGGGTTCTCCTCACGCTCTTCGTCTTCGGCAACGTGGCGGGCAAGGACCTGGAGTACCTCGTCAGCATAAGACTGGTTTTCCTCTACGTTTTCCTCATAATCGGGCTCAGCCTCGGCCTCTCCTATCTCTACGCCCGCCTTCGCGTTGAGGACGAGGACTGGGCAGGGGCGCTCATGATACTCTCCACGTATCCGAACACGGCTGCCATGGGCTTCCCGATAGCGAGCCTCTTCCTCAAGGACATAACCCCCGCCATACTCTACTCGACTACCAACAGCCTCGTCGTCCTCCCGCTGGCGACATTCATAGCGGCCCACTACTCCAGCGGAAAGGCCTCGATAAGGAGGAGCGTCCTCAGGGCCCTGAAGTTCCCTCCAACGGCCGCCAACCTCCTGGCGCTCGCCCTCGTCCTGCTTGGAGTAAGGTTGCCGGGATGGATCATCGAACCGATAAAGTCCATCGGCTGGTGGAGCATACCCCTGCTCCTCATCTACTTTGGCTCCATAATGAACCTTAGGGAGTTCAGGTGGAGGCACTTAGCCGAGGTCGGCCTTTTCAGGAGCGTCATCCCGTTCCTCTTCGTCTTCCTGACGCTGAGGGGAGCAGGAAATATCTACTACGCGGTCCTCGTAGAGGCCTCGATGCCACCGGCGATAATGGCGAACGTGATACTCGCCCACTACCGCCTGAAGGCCGAGGAGGCCATCGGCGTGACGGTGATTCAAACGCTCCTCGTTCTGGCGTTTTTCCTCGCCTTCGCCGCTTTCGTTACCTGA
- a CDS encoding M42 family metallopeptidase has protein sequence MERVIEILREILEIPSPTGYTREVMEHIEGKLNEAGIKTRYTNKGALIAHNHPEPELVIAAHVDTLGAMVKGILPDGHLSFTRVGGLNLPAFEGEYCTVITRSGRRYRGTLLLKNPSVHVNKDAGKKERKEENMYIRLDEPVEKREDTEKLGIRPGDFIAFDPKFEYVNGFVKAHFLDDKASAAILIDLMLDMGAETLERLPVAFFFSPYEEVGHGGSAGYPESMRELLVVDMGVVGEGVAGKETAVSIAAKDSSGPYDYEMTTKLIELAEKRDIPYVVDVFPYYGSDGSAALRAGWDVRVALIGQGVHASHGMERTHIKGILATKELIRAYIEERFEG, from the coding sequence ATGGAGAGAGTGATCGAGATTCTGAGGGAGATCCTTGAGATACCGTCCCCGACGGGCTACACGAGGGAGGTTATGGAACACATCGAAGGGAAACTTAACGAAGCTGGCATAAAAACGCGCTACACCAACAAGGGCGCCCTGATCGCCCACAACCATCCGGAGCCGGAGCTCGTGATCGCGGCCCACGTCGACACGCTCGGGGCGATGGTGAAGGGAATTCTCCCGGACGGGCACCTGAGCTTCACGAGGGTGGGTGGACTGAACCTTCCCGCCTTCGAGGGCGAGTACTGCACGGTAATCACCCGCTCGGGCAGGCGCTACCGAGGGACGCTTCTGCTCAAGAACCCGAGCGTTCACGTGAACAAAGATGCCGGGAAGAAGGAGCGCAAGGAAGAGAACATGTACATCCGCCTGGACGAGCCCGTGGAGAAGAGGGAGGACACGGAGAAGCTCGGCATTCGGCCCGGCGACTTCATAGCCTTCGACCCGAAGTTCGAGTACGTCAACGGCTTCGTCAAGGCCCACTTTTTGGACGACAAAGCGAGCGCCGCGATCCTCATAGATTTGATGCTCGACATGGGAGCGGAAACCCTCGAAAGGCTCCCGGTGGCTTTCTTCTTCTCCCCCTACGAGGAAGTCGGACACGGCGGCTCGGCGGGTTATCCCGAAAGCATGAGGGAGCTTCTCGTCGTTGATATGGGCGTCGTCGGTGAGGGCGTCGCGGGAAAGGAGACGGCGGTCTCGATAGCGGCCAAGGACTCGAGCGGCCCCTACGACTACGAGATGACGACCAAGCTCATAGAGCTGGCGGAGAAGCGCGACATCCCGTACGTCGTCGACGTGTTCCCCTACTACGGCTCCGACGGTTCCGCCGCCTTGAGGGCTGGCTGGGATGTGAGGGTTGCACTTATAGGCCAGGGCGTCCACGCGAGCCACGGAATGGAGAGAACGCACATAAAGGGCATCCTCGCGACGAAGGAGCTGATAAGGGCTTATATCGAGGAGAGGTTCGAGGGTTGA
- a CDS encoding oxygen-binding di-iron domain-containing protein, with the protein MIRNMNSYPLYDDGEHKVYWLGIEEAEDEKGILTNQYLVIDGKEAALIEPGGFFVFSRVLKNVSSLVPPTQIKYLMYSHQDPDVIAGLNLWFEYAPLAKVVISNLWVRFLPHLAVLSAGRAIGIPDKGTDFKIGNSVIKAVPSHYLHSPGNFSFYDEKSGILFSTDIGAAAFPEGEWYLFVEDFEDHVKFMEGFHRRYMSSTKALRAWVRSVRRLNPKIVAPQHGAIFRDENVGKFLDWLEGLEVGIDIFEKEFYGD; encoded by the coding sequence ATGATAAGGAACATGAACAGCTACCCGCTCTACGACGATGGAGAGCACAAGGTTTACTGGCTCGGGATCGAGGAGGCCGAGGACGAGAAGGGCATACTCACCAATCAGTACCTCGTAATCGACGGAAAAGAGGCCGCCCTGATAGAGCCGGGCGGGTTCTTCGTCTTTTCGCGTGTCCTGAAGAACGTCTCATCGCTTGTCCCGCCGACCCAGATAAAGTACCTCATGTACTCCCACCAGGATCCGGACGTCATCGCCGGATTGAACCTGTGGTTCGAGTACGCACCGCTCGCCAAGGTTGTTATCTCAAACCTCTGGGTTCGATTCCTTCCGCACCTGGCCGTCCTGAGCGCGGGTAGAGCGATAGGAATCCCAGATAAGGGGACGGACTTTAAGATCGGCAACTCCGTGATAAAGGCCGTCCCAAGCCACTACCTCCACAGTCCCGGAAACTTCAGTTTCTACGATGAGAAGAGCGGGATCCTCTTCAGCACGGACATCGGGGCGGCGGCGTTCCCTGAGGGGGAGTGGTATCTCTTCGTCGAGGACTTCGAGGACCATGTAAAGTTCATGGAGGGCTTCCACAGGAGGTACATGAGCTCAACGAAGGCCCTTAGGGCGTGGGTTCGCTCCGTCAGGCGACTCAATCCCAAAATCGTAGCACCCCAGCACGGCGCCATCTTCAGGGACGAGAACGTCGGGAAGTTCCTCGACTGGCTCGAGGGCCTTGAGGTTGGGATAGATATCTTTGAGAAGGAGTTCTACGGGGACTGA
- a CDS encoding HAD family hydrolase, with amino-acid sequence MLKGLIFDVDETLIYYEGYDHREWYEGWVLPELMRRGIELDYETYRKTVTGELPRTYVERFGVNAIEFWKLVDEVNLRYREEMARRGRIKVFPDVDALKELRDMGLKLAAVSNASQECVEFVLGLFDLRKHFEAVFGKDYSNLDGVKPSPYLVRKALKALRLEPDEAMVVGDSYHDVLAGKRAGVRVVNVTRFGRSEGADYYVKNLKELVGLVKGMLGTGAQSP; translated from the coding sequence ATGCTCAAAGGTCTGATATTCGACGTCGACGAAACTCTAATTTACTACGAGGGCTACGATCATCGAGAGTGGTACGAGGGGTGGGTTCTTCCCGAGCTGATGAGGCGCGGCATCGAGCTCGACTACGAGACTTACAGAAAGACCGTGACCGGCGAACTCCCGAGGACGTACGTTGAGCGGTTCGGCGTGAACGCCATCGAGTTCTGGAAACTCGTCGACGAGGTGAACCTCCGCTACCGCGAGGAGATGGCCCGGAGGGGAAGGATAAAGGTGTTTCCCGACGTCGATGCCTTAAAGGAGCTCAGGGACATGGGCCTGAAACTCGCCGCCGTTAGCAACGCCTCCCAGGAGTGCGTGGAGTTCGTTTTGGGGTTGTTCGACCTGAGGAAGCACTTCGAGGCGGTCTTCGGTAAGGACTACTCGAACCTCGACGGGGTCAAGCCCAGCCCCTACCTCGTCCGGAAGGCCCTGAAGGCCCTAAGGCTGGAGCCCGATGAGGCCATGGTGGTGGGCGACAGCTACCACGACGTGCTGGCCGGAAAGAGGGCCGGAGTCAGGGTGGTCAACGTCACCCGCTTCGGAAGGAGCGAGGGGGCGGACTACTACGTTAAAAACTTGAAGGAACTGGTCGGGCTTGTAAAGGGAATGCTGGGGACAGGGGCTCAGTCCCCGTAG
- the serK gene encoding L-serine kinase SerK, with protein MGVEKVPKYDIPTRKVDYVFIELDKMKPHEQLVQKELEAFIESVTGSGIFWKPMLLAKVPGEDLYLIVDGHHRWAGLQKLGAKRAPSVILDYFSDDVKVYTWYPAFKGNLEEVIERLKAEGLEVIEDPEAEDKAERGEIAFALVGERSFAIPGGLEEQKKVSKVLDEMSVEGSIELIYYGLKEDAREDMAKGEIDYVFIRKAPTKEEVMELVRRGEVYSPKTTRHVLPFNPDKIDVKLEELF; from the coding sequence ATGGGAGTTGAGAAGGTCCCAAAGTACGATATCCCGACCAGGAAGGTTGACTACGTTTTTATCGAGCTCGACAAGATGAAGCCCCACGAACAGCTCGTCCAGAAGGAGCTCGAGGCGTTCATCGAGAGCGTTACGGGCTCCGGAATCTTCTGGAAGCCTATGCTCCTCGCCAAGGTCCCGGGTGAGGATCTATACCTCATCGTTGACGGCCACCACCGCTGGGCCGGTCTCCAGAAGCTCGGCGCCAAGCGCGCCCCTTCGGTTATCCTCGACTACTTCAGCGACGACGTCAAGGTCTACACCTGGTATCCGGCGTTCAAGGGAAACCTCGAGGAGGTCATCGAGAGACTCAAGGCGGAGGGCCTCGAGGTTATAGAGGACCCGGAGGCGGAGGATAAGGCCGAGAGGGGAGAGATAGCCTTCGCCCTCGTCGGAGAGAGGAGCTTTGCCATACCCGGCGGGCTGGAGGAGCAGAAGAAGGTCAGCAAGGTTCTCGACGAGATGAGCGTTGAGGGGAGCATCGAGCTCATCTACTACGGTCTCAAGGAGGACGCGAGGGAGGACATGGCGAAGGGCGAGATAGACTACGTCTTCATCAGGAAGGCCCCGACCAAGGAGGAGGTCATGGAGCTCGTCAGGCGCGGCGAGGTCTACTCCCCGAAGACCACCAGGCACGTCCTGCCCTTCAACCCTGACAAGATAGACGTCAAGCTCGAGGAGCTCTTCTGA
- a CDS encoding DUF763 domain-containing protein: protein MRNIADLPLHGGHVPAWLARRMRRLTRLVLLLAVEEYGTKGLLERLSDPVWFQAFNNVIGMDWDSSGSTTVTAGMIKDALWREELGIKAAGGKGKKSRRTPDELRRIAELYELDPEAYIRTSRLVAKVDTVALQTGYQLYHHVFFLDEDGNWAVIQQGMNETERMARRFHWFDAETFTINPHKAISGLRRDFALNTVSKESREYQKTLVDTVQDGPGRIERELESLKAIAKGYRPLVYYKPRDVDEVSIIRRYESLGRLELNRRALEFARELSVSNYEEFLLLKGLGPSTLRALSLVLELVYDVHPSWKDPVTHPPDPFKFTYAVGGKDRVPFPVEGQAYDELISFLEELVFRHPEERALVRNVTRITRNWRFPEGEKRAT, encoded by the coding sequence ATGAGGAACATCGCTGATTTACCTCTTCACGGCGGTCACGTTCCGGCGTGGCTGGCCCGGAGGATGAGAAGGCTCACGCGGTTAGTGCTACTTCTGGCGGTCGAGGAGTACGGAACGAAGGGTCTCCTGGAGAGGCTCTCGGACCCGGTGTGGTTTCAGGCCTTCAACAACGTCATCGGGATGGACTGGGACTCCTCCGGCTCAACCACCGTGACGGCGGGAATGATAAAGGACGCCCTCTGGAGGGAGGAATTAGGAATCAAAGCCGCCGGAGGGAAGGGGAAGAAGAGCAGGAGGACTCCGGATGAGCTTAGGAGGATAGCGGAATTATACGAACTCGATCCGGAAGCCTACATCAGAACCTCCAGGCTGGTCGCGAAGGTGGACACGGTGGCGCTCCAGACGGGCTATCAGCTCTACCACCACGTTTTCTTCCTTGATGAGGATGGCAACTGGGCGGTTATACAGCAGGGAATGAACGAGACCGAGAGAATGGCGAGGCGCTTCCACTGGTTCGACGCCGAGACCTTCACCATCAACCCGCACAAGGCCATCTCCGGGCTCAGGAGGGATTTTGCCCTTAACACTGTCTCGAAGGAATCGAGGGAGTACCAGAAGACGCTCGTGGATACCGTTCAGGATGGGCCGGGAAGGATAGAGCGCGAGCTGGAGAGCCTGAAGGCCATAGCGAAAGGCTATCGCCCGCTGGTTTACTACAAACCGAGAGACGTCGACGAGGTTTCAATTATAAGGCGCTACGAGAGCCTCGGGAGGCTTGAGCTTAACAGGAGGGCCCTGGAATTCGCCAGGGAGCTGAGCGTGAGCAACTACGAGGAGTTCCTTCTCCTGAAGGGCCTCGGGCCGAGCACCCTGAGGGCGCTTTCCCTCGTCCTCGAGCTTGTCTACGACGTCCACCCGAGCTGGAAGGACCCGGTGACCCACCCCCCTGACCCGTTCAAGTTCACCTACGCGGTCGGCGGAAAGGATAGGGTTCCCTTCCCTGTAGAGGGGCAGGCCTACGACGAACTCATCTCCTTCCTCGAGGAGCTCGTCTTTAGGCATCCCGAGGAAAGGGCCCTCGTTAGAAACGTGACCAGGATAACCCGGAACTGGAGGTTCCCGGAGGGAGAGAAGAGGGCGACGTGA
- the dph5 gene encoding diphthine synthase — translation MAIYFIGLGLYDERDVTLKGLETARKCEKVFAEFYTSLMAGTTLERIEELIGKPIRRLSREDVELNFEEIVLSEARDKDVAFLTAGDPMVATTHSDLRIRAKKLGIESYVIHAPSIYSAVAITGLQIYKFGKSATVAYPEKNWFPTSHYDVIRENRERGLHTMLFLDVKAEQNRYMTANEAMEILLRVEDMKKENVFTGDTLVVVLARAGSLNPTLKAGYVRDMLKEDFGKQPHVMVVPGRLHIVEAEYLVAFAGAPEEILKEV, via the coding sequence CTTTACGATGAGAGGGATGTTACCCTCAAGGGCCTCGAGACGGCCAGGAAGTGCGAAAAGGTCTTCGCGGAGTTCTACACGTCCTTAATGGCCGGAACAACGCTGGAGAGGATTGAGGAACTCATAGGAAAACCCATCAGGAGGCTGAGCAGGGAGGACGTTGAGCTCAACTTCGAGGAGATAGTCCTGAGCGAGGCCAGGGATAAGGACGTGGCCTTCCTGACGGCCGGCGACCCGATGGTCGCGACGACCCACTCCGACCTCAGGATAAGGGCCAAGAAGCTTGGAATCGAGAGCTACGTCATCCACGCCCCGAGCATCTACTCGGCGGTAGCGATAACCGGATTGCAGATATACAAGTTCGGCAAGAGCGCGACCGTCGCCTACCCCGAGAAGAACTGGTTCCCGACGAGCCACTACGACGTGATAAGAGAGAACCGGGAGAGGGGTCTCCACACGATGCTATTCCTCGACGTGAAGGCGGAGCAGAACCGTTACATGACCGCCAACGAGGCCATGGAGATACTCCTTCGGGTTGAGGATATGAAAAAGGAGAACGTCTTTACGGGGGACACGCTGGTGGTCGTCCTGGCGAGGGCAGGGTCGCTCAACCCCACGCTCAAAGCGGGCTACGTCCGGGACATGCTTAAGGAGGACTTCGGAAAACAGCCGCACGTCATGGTCGTCCCCGGGAGGCTCCACATCGTTGAAGCGGAGTACCTGGTGGCCTTCGCCGGGGCTCCAGAGGAGATACTCAAAGAGGTTTAG